One stretch of Paenibacillus sp. AN1007 DNA includes these proteins:
- a CDS encoding GNAT family N-acetyltransferase, translated as MVIDQQEYTIGGIHYTIRSAEEKDAAALCPLRVQLDGETENMDREAGEAYLDAAGFRELIRMDAEKSTNLFLVAVVSGDIAGYCRCAGSELKRFSHQVEFGVCVAKSFWGCGIGKNLLKHSLQWADGNGIEKVALKVLATNEKAVKLYQQNGFEIEGVLKRDRRHADGRYYDTIVMGRFAAEIDGYE; from the coding sequence ATGGTGATTGATCAACAAGAGTATACTATCGGGGGTATTCATTATACCATTCGTTCAGCCGAGGAAAAGGATGCTGCTGCCTTATGCCCACTTCGTGTGCAGCTGGACGGGGAAACGGAAAATATGGATCGCGAAGCAGGAGAGGCTTACCTTGATGCGGCTGGTTTCAGAGAGCTTATACGTATGGATGCGGAAAAGAGCACGAACCTGTTTCTGGTTGCTGTAGTATCAGGTGACATTGCTGGGTACTGCAGATGCGCCGGATCAGAGCTGAAGCGTTTCTCACATCAAGTGGAGTTCGGCGTATGTGTTGCCAAGTCTTTCTGGGGATGCGGTATAGGTAAAAACCTGTTGAAACACTCTTTGCAATGGGCAGATGGAAATGGGATCGAAAAGGTAGCATTAAAAGTGCTTGCCACAAATGAAAAGGCAGTGAAGTTGTATCAGCAAAATGGTTTTGAGATTGAAGGTGTACTCAAGCGGGATCGCAGGCATGCTGATGGACGATATTACGATACCATTGTAATGGGGAGATTTGCAGCTGAGATAGATGGATATGAGTGA
- a CDS encoding response regulator produces MKTIMLVDDDPHIIKALTEHIDWPSLGLSIAGTAANGVEALELFRRERPNLVMTDVYLPGMTGLEVTQALRRDYPHLPIIILSGYDEFENARAAMRWGVNHFLLKPAEVEEIESVLREVLLEQDVRERHERLERTYRQEAGRVLPYLRKQLLHELLTTRYRADELPEARMEYVGFRMCSQVRVVSLQLNRPGFMTRMKERDWQLLRYGAADIIQETVKEQASRILDCRVEIVDYSDQVFVLLMLGDRDCLEELQTLTGDIIDQIFTYLKIEVSAGIGRVKNHPCEVIDSYLESREAVERAEFQGGSQLYPYEEAEGTERSVTDYSLLLHQWNEAWTDMRTSLAEEVWLHILQLLQEGNCTSIQDAQVVAVSLFDTMMHSWRRQHPMLTPPLTMSDFLREIQSKYALHDLTSWMDSVIQGWLGQIRKEMGEKKSNKLIAQVKQYVEEHYTEEISFETIAKSLFVHPKYLSQLFKRVTGENFVSYLNGYRIQRAVELLQSGHYMVYEVSEMTGFRNATYFSQVFKMITGKSPSEVG; encoded by the coding sequence ATGAAGACCATTATGCTTGTCGACGACGACCCACATATTATCAAAGCACTGACCGAGCATATCGATTGGCCCTCCCTGGGACTGAGCATTGCAGGTACAGCTGCAAACGGGGTAGAAGCGCTGGAGCTATTCCGCCGCGAGCGCCCTAATCTGGTCATGACCGATGTGTACTTGCCGGGTATGACTGGACTTGAGGTGACGCAGGCGCTGCGGCGTGACTATCCCCATCTGCCGATCATCATCCTCAGCGGATATGACGAGTTCGAGAACGCCAGAGCAGCTATGCGCTGGGGCGTGAATCACTTTTTGCTGAAGCCGGCGGAGGTGGAGGAGATTGAGTCTGTACTGCGGGAGGTACTGCTGGAACAAGATGTACGGGAGCGGCATGAGCGCCTGGAGCGAACGTATAGACAGGAAGCAGGGCGGGTGCTGCCGTATCTGCGCAAACAGCTGCTGCATGAACTGCTCACCACCCGGTACCGAGCAGATGAATTACCCGAGGCCCGGATGGAATATGTTGGGTTTCGCATGTGCTCTCAGGTTCGTGTCGTCAGTCTGCAGCTGAATCGCCCGGGTTTTATGACAAGAATGAAAGAACGGGACTGGCAGCTGCTGCGCTACGGGGCAGCCGATATTATTCAGGAAACGGTAAAGGAACAGGCATCTCGGATATTGGACTGTCGGGTGGAGATAGTTGATTATTCGGATCAGGTCTTTGTCCTGCTTATGCTGGGCGATAGAGACTGTTTGGAGGAACTTCAGACTCTGACAGGTGATATCATTGATCAGATCTTTACGTATCTGAAGATTGAGGTTAGCGCAGGGATCGGCCGGGTAAAGAATCATCCCTGTGAGGTGATTGACTCATATCTGGAGAGCAGGGAAGCGGTAGAGCGAGCAGAATTCCAAGGTGGAAGCCAGCTGTATCCATATGAGGAAGCGGAGGGGACGGAACGGAGTGTGACGGATTATTCTTTGCTGCTTCATCAGTGGAATGAGGCCTGGACGGACATGCGGACCAGCTTGGCAGAAGAGGTATGGCTTCACATACTCCAATTGCTGCAGGAAGGGAACTGTACGAGCATTCAGGATGCCCAAGTGGTTGCTGTTAGTTTATTTGATACAATGATGCATAGTTGGAGAAGACAGCACCCCATGCTGACACCACCGCTCACGATGAGTGACTTCCTGCGTGAAATACAGTCGAAGTACGCGCTGCATGATCTGACAAGCTGGATGGATAGCGTCATTCAGGGATGGCTGGGACAAATCCGGAAGGAGATGGGAGAGAAGAAGAGCAACAAACTCATTGCACAAGTGAAACAATATGTAGAGGAGCATTACACGGAAGAGATCAGTTTCGAGACGATTGCGAAAAGCCTTTTTGTACATCCCAAATATTTGAGCCAGCTGTTCAAAAGGGTGACTGGAGAGAATTTTGTGAGCTATCTGAATGGATACCGTATCCAGCGGGCAGTGGAGCTTTTGCAGTCCGGACATTATATGGTATATGAAGTGAGTGAGATGACGGGTTTCCGCAATGCAACGTATTTTAGTCAGGTGTTTAAGATGATAACGGGGAAAAGCCCGTCCGAGGTTGGTTAA